The Daucus carota subsp. sativus chromosome 2, DH1 v3.0, whole genome shotgun sequence genome includes a window with the following:
- the LOC108208220 gene encoding protein LURP-one-related 11 has protein sequence MCSMLKVSPEINLLSPLSCAETARGHSYTIWMKSLLFNGCGCTVFDSNGEIVYRIDNYSMKCRSQVHLMNLQGKVLVSLRRKKLQIFEQWEGFRWTGSGDRTREKEKPWFQVRRDCRILRRSVSSCHVTFGCDYKAKKKYYRIIGFPERSEFKIVLGENQLVAEVKRKQSCGGVVLGKDVLSLKVEALAQIDHLLIMALVIVYGLMNDKL, from the exons ATGTGTTCAATGTTGAAAGTTTCTCCTGAGATTAATCTCTTGTCACCTTTGAGTTGTGCAGAGACAGCAAGAGGCCACTCATATACTATATGGATGAAATCTCTGTTATTTAATGGATGTGGCTGCACTGTATTTGATTCAAATGGTGAAATTGTTTATCGTATTGACAACTATAGTATGAAATGTAGAAGCCAAGTGCACCTCATGAACCTCCAAGGAAAAGTTCTGGTCTCGTTGCGTCGTAAG AAATTGCAGATTTTCGAACAGTGGGaaggttttagatggactggTAGCGGAGACAGGACGAGGGAAAAAGAAAAGCCATGGTTTCAAGTAAGAAGAGACTGCAGGATTCTGAGAAGAAGTGTGAGTAGTTGTCATGTTACTTTTGGATGTGATTATAAAGCTAAGAAAAAATACTACAGGATAATAGGGTTCCCAGAAAGATCAGAGTTCAAGATAGTACTAGGGGAGAACCAACTTGTTGCTGAG GTGAAAAGAAAGCAATCTTGTGGTGGAGTTGTGCTAGGAAAAGATGTATTGAGTTTGAAAGTGGAAGCCTTGGCTCAGATTGATCATTTGCTTATCATGGCTCTTGTGATTGTCTATGGATTAATGAATGACAAACTCTAA
- the LOC108208586 gene encoding remorin-like isoform X2 — translation MGREGKEIVVAESSSQVHQNASLLDHQESAANDCERAGGNSVDRDAALAQIAMEKKFAYIKAWEDSEKSKADNKACKKLYAVEAWENIRRACIEVELKQIEEHFEKKRAAYEEIMKNKMADIHRSAEEKRAAVVAKKEEDKLRLEAAAEKFRVTGNAPKVT, via the exons ATGGGAAGGGAAGGAAAAGAGATAGTTGTAGCTGAATCATCTTCTCAAGTGCACCAAAACGCTTCCCTTCTTGATCACCAAG AATCTGCAGCTAATGATTGCGAAAGAGCAGGAGGGAATTCAGTTGACAGAG ATGCAGCACTTGCACAGATTGCAATGGAGAAGAAATTTGCTTATATAAAAGCGTGGGAAGACAGTGAAAAATCAAAGGCAGACAATAA GGCATGCAAAAAGTTGTATGCAGTTGAAGCATGGGAGAACATAAGAAGAGCATGTATCGAAGTCGAATTGAAGCAGATTGAG GAGCATTTTGAGAAAAAGAGAGCAGCCTATGAAGAAATAATGAAGAACAAGATGGCTGATATTCACAGGTCTGCAGAAGAAAAGAGAGCTGCTGTTGTTGCTaagaaagaagaagataaaCTCAGGCTAGAAGCAGCTGCCGAGAAGTTCCGGGTAACTGGGAATGCACCCAAAGTTACTTGA
- the LOC108209400 gene encoding uncharacterized protein LOC108209400 isoform X2 yields the protein MFKAARWRSDKNKIKAVFRLQFHATQVSLTGGDSLMISVIPADVGKPTAKLEKVKVNNAGCYWEKPIYETVKFIHDPKTGKINERLYHFIIATDSSKFGILGEVSFDFANYAGAKKLTSLSLPLKTAKFEAVLHVSIERIQDTVDHREVGEGENFKQGSQDESLKAHLSSSDIDVNIKTELSQDGSLDKVVTHVAELKGNRRSSVASDVTISSSDSVSGLDTFQEYGTKENNINEDHTNLISSQGHVSLLQKPTPDASTAVHEEQQRLQSEWSGGSAPDVSTDDSSNSPSETLPRERSDTSAILIDKLKTELAVLARQSEVSELELQTLRKNIVKESKRGQDLSRELASVKEERDAFRCECEKLKDLQKRAEAAKVRNKLQVDGGDPRAFLEELRQELNHEKELNANLRIQLQKTQESNSELLLAVRDLDEMLEAKNSEIVDLSNKSAKSETAYSSHVSNPKCDADIDEDQIALEELVRDHSNVKDAVELEEKITDLYGELESCRRDRDDLEVQMEQLSLDYEILKQENHDISYKLEQSQVQEQLKMQYECSTSYATLNDLEAQIESLENELKKQSEEFSGSLITISELENHINILHEELDKQAQGFEADLEVLISAKVEQEKRAIKAEETLRKAQRQNVNTAERLQKEFRGIYLKISSTLDVNDKLATKALTEANEFRLEKNYLEEMLHQAKEEVESVKGLYEAKLLELLNQIHSKTKQMEQVQSESEYKSTKAETQRKLAEETHRLLSKEILILQSEIERLTRENSVFSEQERQNDNLRAELNQLKLSTNDLSEQIISLQSQIERLRQENSAFSEQQEQIETLRAELDHMKESIEETEIQVLRGIAEGDELELTGALLKVELEKLQKELITMRSVKNETELMAENLQSEVKTLKTKYNELKHYVLEDEFEKQVLRKQVIQLTDDIKSREDMLSIVEKKIIDEYSQAPVFKVDEARRAESLPACDSMEYANLVENIRLLEDQIKLKEISLETSSTAFLAKEKDLQIKIEELEKSLDMLHQNAESFHLNKIQNEAGNAEGFTLNIGVAEESVIAAGDISSTESTTVNGCLTSFKDSNNDTSLEDGLEDSASHSRDHGNLSESSHEMTLLKARNRSMEGELKDMQERYSAISLKFAEVEGERQKLVMKLRSIKNSKKSSS from the exons ATGTTTAAGGCGGCGAGATGGAGGAGCGACAAGAACAAGATCAAAGCTGTTTTCAGATTACAGTTTCATGCTACTCAG GTATCACTTACAGGAGGGGATTCTTTGATGATATCAGTGATTCCTGCTGATGTTGGAAAGCCAACAGCAAAGTTGGAGAAAGTGAAAGTTAATAATGCAGGGTGTTACTGGGAAAAGCCTATTTACGAGACTGTGAAGTTCATTCATGATCCTAAAACTGGGAAGATAAATGAGAGACTATATCACTTTATCATAGCAACC GATTCGTCAAAATTTGGTATACTTGGCGAGGTTTCGTTTGATTTTGCAAATTATGCAGGGGCCAAAAAGCTTACTTCCTTGTCTCTGCCACTTAAAACCGCCAAATTTGAGGCTGTGTTGCAT GTTTCAATAGAAAGGATACAGGATACTGTTGATCATAG AGAAGTTGGCGAGGGTGAAAACTTTAAACAAGGTTCGCAGGATGAGAGCTTAAAAGCACATTTAAGCAGTAGCGATATAGATGTAAACATAAAAACCGAATTGTCCCAA GATGGATCTTTAGATAAAGTTGTGACCCATGTTGCTGAGTTAAAAGGAAACCGCAGGTCTTCTGTTGCATCTGATGTTACTATATCAAGTTCAGATAGTGTTTCTGGTCTTGATACATTTCAAGAATATGGCACAAAGGAGAACAATATTAATGAAGATCATACTAACTTGATATCATCACAGGGTCATGTCTCGTTACTTCAGAAGCCAACACCTGATGCCTCAACAGCAGTCCATGAGGAACAGCAGAGGTTACAATCAGAATGGTCTGGAGGTTCCGCTCCTGATGTAAGTACAGATGACTCATCAAACAGCCCCAGTGAGACACTGCCAAGAGAAAGGTCTGACACCTCTGCTATCTTGATTGACAAACTTAAAACTGAACTTGCTGTTTTAGCTAGACAGTCTGAGGTTTCAGAACTAGAGTTACAGACTCTGCGTAAGAATATTGTAAAGGAAAGCAAAAGGGGTCAGGACCTTTCCAGAGAACTAGCCAGTGTTAAAGAGGAGAGAGATGCTTTCAGATGTGAGTGTGAAAAACTCAAAGACTTGCAAAAGCGTGCTGAGGCTGCTAAAGTTCGAAACAAGTTGCAAGTTGATGGAGGGGATCCTCGGGCTTTTCTTGAAGAACTCCGGCAAGAATTGAACCATGAGAAGGAATTAAATGCAAATCTGCGTATACAACTTCAAAAGACACAAGAATCGAACTCTGAGTTACTTTTAGCTGTGCGTGACCTAGATGAAATGCTAGAAGCAAAGAATAGTGAGATAGTAGACCTATCAAACAAATCAGCAAAAAGTGAGACTGCATATAGCTCACATGTAAGTAATCCCAAATGTGATGCTGATATTGATGAAGACCAAATAGCACTAGAAGAGCTTGTTAGGGATCACAGTAATGTTAAGGATGCTGTCGAGTTAGAGGAAAAGATCACGGACCTTTATGGTGAACTAGAAAGTTGTAGGAGGGACAGAGATGATCTGGAAGTGCAAATGGAGCAGCTTTCGCTTGATTACGAAATTTTAAAGCAGGAAAACCATGACATCTCATATAAACTGGAGCAGAGTCAAGTGCAAGAACAACTGAAGATGCAGTATGAATGTTCAACTTCTTATGCCACTTTAAATGATCTTGAAGCACAGATTGAGAGTTTGGAAAATGAGCTTAAGAAGCAGTCAGAAGAATTTTCAGGATCTTTGATTACCATAAGTGAGcttgaaaatcatataaatatctTACATGAAGAGCTCGATAAGCAGGCACAAGGTTTTGAAGCTGATCTGGAAGTACTTATAAGTGCTAAAGTTGAGCAGGAAAAGAGAGCTATAAAAGCAGAGGAAACCCTGAGGAAAGCACAACGGCAGAATGTAAATACAGCAGAGAGGTTACAAAAGGAATTCAGGGGGATTTATTTGAAAATCTCATCCACTTTAGATGTGAATGATAAGCTAGCTACAAAAGCACTAACTGAAGCAAATGAATTTCGTCTAGAGAAAAACTATCTAGAGGAAATGCTCCATCAAGCCAAGGAAGAGGTTGAGTCAGTTAAGGGCCTTTATGAAGCAAAATTGCTAGAACTTTTAAACCAAATACATTCCAAGACAAAACAGATGGAGCAGGTACAATCAGAGAGTGAATATAAGTCCACCAAGGCAGAAACTCAAAGAAAGCTTGCTGAAGAAACTCACAGACTCCTTTCAAAAGAAATCTTAATCCTGCAGTCTGAAATTGAAAGACTTACAAGAGAAAACAGTGTCTTCTCCGAGCAGGAAAGGCAGAATGATAATTTAAGAGCTGAGCTAAATCAATTGAAGTTGTCAACTAACGATCTCTCAGAACAAATCATTTCACTGCAGTCTCAAATTGAAAGACTTAGGCAAGAAAATAGTGCTTTCTCTGAGCAGCAAGAGcagattgaaactttgagagcGGAGCTAGATCATATGAAGGAATCTATTGAGGAGACTGAGATCCAGGTATTAAGAGGCATTGCTGAAGGTGATGAATTAGAACTTACAGGCGCATTGCTCAAGGTGGAACTGGAGAAGTTACAAAAAGAATTAATCACTATGAGGAGTGTCAAGAACGAAACAGAATTAATGGCTGAAAATCTTCAGTCGGAGGTCAAGACCCTCAAGACTAAATATAATGAATTGAAACATTACGTCTTAGAAGATGAGTTTGAGAAACAAGTACTCAGAAAGCAGGTAATTCAACTTACAGATGATATAAAATCAAGGGAAGATATGTTAAGCATTGTTGAGAAGAAGATAATAGATGAATACAGTCAAGCGCCAGTCTTCAAGGTTGACGAAGCAAGAAGAGCTGAATCACTCCCTGCCTGTGATTCCATGGAATATGCAAATCTGGTCGAGAACATAAGATTGCTCGAG GATCAAATAAAGCTTAAGGAAATTTCTCTGGAAACTTCATCAACTGCATTTCTGGCCAAGGAGAAAGATCTccaaatcaagattgaagagTTGGAAAAAAGTTTGGATATGCTTCATCAAAATGCTGAAAGTTTCCACCTAAACAAGATCCAGAAT GAAGCTGGCAATGCAGAGGGATTCACTCTGAATATTGGAGTAGCAGAAGAATCAGTAATTGCTGCCGGAGATATAAGTTCAACAGAAAGCACAACTGTGAATGGATGCCTGACGTCATTTAAAGATAG CAACAATGACACTTCATTAGAGGATGGACTTGAAGACTCTGCAAGCCATTCCAGAGATCATGGAAATCTCAGTGAATCATCCCATGAAATGACATTACTGAAGGCCAGAAATCGATCAATGGAAGGTGAATTGAAGGATATGCAAGAGAGATATTCAGCTATAAGTCTCAAATTCGCCGAGGTAGAGGGTGAAAGACAAAAGCTTGTAATGAAATTGCGCAGCATAAAAAATTCGAAAAAGAGCTCATCTTGA
- the LOC108209400 gene encoding uncharacterized protein LOC108209400 isoform X1, which produces MFKAARWRSDKNKIKAVFRLQFHATQVSLTGGDSLMISVIPADVGKPTAKLEKVKVNNAGCYWEKPIYETVKFIHDPKTGKINERLYHFIIATVRNDSSKFGILGEVSFDFANYAGAKKLTSLSLPLKTAKFEAVLHVSIERIQDTVDHREVGEGENFKQGSQDESLKAHLSSSDIDVNIKTELSQDGSLDKVVTHVAELKGNRRSSVASDVTISSSDSVSGLDTFQEYGTKENNINEDHTNLISSQGHVSLLQKPTPDASTAVHEEQQRLQSEWSGGSAPDVSTDDSSNSPSETLPRERSDTSAILIDKLKTELAVLARQSEVSELELQTLRKNIVKESKRGQDLSRELASVKEERDAFRCECEKLKDLQKRAEAAKVRNKLQVDGGDPRAFLEELRQELNHEKELNANLRIQLQKTQESNSELLLAVRDLDEMLEAKNSEIVDLSNKSAKSETAYSSHVSNPKCDADIDEDQIALEELVRDHSNVKDAVELEEKITDLYGELESCRRDRDDLEVQMEQLSLDYEILKQENHDISYKLEQSQVQEQLKMQYECSTSYATLNDLEAQIESLENELKKQSEEFSGSLITISELENHINILHEELDKQAQGFEADLEVLISAKVEQEKRAIKAEETLRKAQRQNVNTAERLQKEFRGIYLKISSTLDVNDKLATKALTEANEFRLEKNYLEEMLHQAKEEVESVKGLYEAKLLELLNQIHSKTKQMEQVQSESEYKSTKAETQRKLAEETHRLLSKEILILQSEIERLTRENSVFSEQERQNDNLRAELNQLKLSTNDLSEQIISLQSQIERLRQENSAFSEQQEQIETLRAELDHMKESIEETEIQVLRGIAEGDELELTGALLKVELEKLQKELITMRSVKNETELMAENLQSEVKTLKTKYNELKHYVLEDEFEKQVLRKQVIQLTDDIKSREDMLSIVEKKIIDEYSQAPVFKVDEARRAESLPACDSMEYANLVENIRLLEDQIKLKEISLETSSTAFLAKEKDLQIKIEELEKSLDMLHQNAESFHLNKIQNEAGNAEGFTLNIGVAEESVIAAGDISSTESTTVNGCLTSFKDSNNDTSLEDGLEDSASHSRDHGNLSESSHEMTLLKARNRSMEGELKDMQERYSAISLKFAEVEGERQKLVMKLRSIKNSKKSSS; this is translated from the exons ATGTTTAAGGCGGCGAGATGGAGGAGCGACAAGAACAAGATCAAAGCTGTTTTCAGATTACAGTTTCATGCTACTCAG GTATCACTTACAGGAGGGGATTCTTTGATGATATCAGTGATTCCTGCTGATGTTGGAAAGCCAACAGCAAAGTTGGAGAAAGTGAAAGTTAATAATGCAGGGTGTTACTGGGAAAAGCCTATTTACGAGACTGTGAAGTTCATTCATGATCCTAAAACTGGGAAGATAAATGAGAGACTATATCACTTTATCATAGCAACCGTAAGAAAT GATTCGTCAAAATTTGGTATACTTGGCGAGGTTTCGTTTGATTTTGCAAATTATGCAGGGGCCAAAAAGCTTACTTCCTTGTCTCTGCCACTTAAAACCGCCAAATTTGAGGCTGTGTTGCAT GTTTCAATAGAAAGGATACAGGATACTGTTGATCATAG AGAAGTTGGCGAGGGTGAAAACTTTAAACAAGGTTCGCAGGATGAGAGCTTAAAAGCACATTTAAGCAGTAGCGATATAGATGTAAACATAAAAACCGAATTGTCCCAA GATGGATCTTTAGATAAAGTTGTGACCCATGTTGCTGAGTTAAAAGGAAACCGCAGGTCTTCTGTTGCATCTGATGTTACTATATCAAGTTCAGATAGTGTTTCTGGTCTTGATACATTTCAAGAATATGGCACAAAGGAGAACAATATTAATGAAGATCATACTAACTTGATATCATCACAGGGTCATGTCTCGTTACTTCAGAAGCCAACACCTGATGCCTCAACAGCAGTCCATGAGGAACAGCAGAGGTTACAATCAGAATGGTCTGGAGGTTCCGCTCCTGATGTAAGTACAGATGACTCATCAAACAGCCCCAGTGAGACACTGCCAAGAGAAAGGTCTGACACCTCTGCTATCTTGATTGACAAACTTAAAACTGAACTTGCTGTTTTAGCTAGACAGTCTGAGGTTTCAGAACTAGAGTTACAGACTCTGCGTAAGAATATTGTAAAGGAAAGCAAAAGGGGTCAGGACCTTTCCAGAGAACTAGCCAGTGTTAAAGAGGAGAGAGATGCTTTCAGATGTGAGTGTGAAAAACTCAAAGACTTGCAAAAGCGTGCTGAGGCTGCTAAAGTTCGAAACAAGTTGCAAGTTGATGGAGGGGATCCTCGGGCTTTTCTTGAAGAACTCCGGCAAGAATTGAACCATGAGAAGGAATTAAATGCAAATCTGCGTATACAACTTCAAAAGACACAAGAATCGAACTCTGAGTTACTTTTAGCTGTGCGTGACCTAGATGAAATGCTAGAAGCAAAGAATAGTGAGATAGTAGACCTATCAAACAAATCAGCAAAAAGTGAGACTGCATATAGCTCACATGTAAGTAATCCCAAATGTGATGCTGATATTGATGAAGACCAAATAGCACTAGAAGAGCTTGTTAGGGATCACAGTAATGTTAAGGATGCTGTCGAGTTAGAGGAAAAGATCACGGACCTTTATGGTGAACTAGAAAGTTGTAGGAGGGACAGAGATGATCTGGAAGTGCAAATGGAGCAGCTTTCGCTTGATTACGAAATTTTAAAGCAGGAAAACCATGACATCTCATATAAACTGGAGCAGAGTCAAGTGCAAGAACAACTGAAGATGCAGTATGAATGTTCAACTTCTTATGCCACTTTAAATGATCTTGAAGCACAGATTGAGAGTTTGGAAAATGAGCTTAAGAAGCAGTCAGAAGAATTTTCAGGATCTTTGATTACCATAAGTGAGcttgaaaatcatataaatatctTACATGAAGAGCTCGATAAGCAGGCACAAGGTTTTGAAGCTGATCTGGAAGTACTTATAAGTGCTAAAGTTGAGCAGGAAAAGAGAGCTATAAAAGCAGAGGAAACCCTGAGGAAAGCACAACGGCAGAATGTAAATACAGCAGAGAGGTTACAAAAGGAATTCAGGGGGATTTATTTGAAAATCTCATCCACTTTAGATGTGAATGATAAGCTAGCTACAAAAGCACTAACTGAAGCAAATGAATTTCGTCTAGAGAAAAACTATCTAGAGGAAATGCTCCATCAAGCCAAGGAAGAGGTTGAGTCAGTTAAGGGCCTTTATGAAGCAAAATTGCTAGAACTTTTAAACCAAATACATTCCAAGACAAAACAGATGGAGCAGGTACAATCAGAGAGTGAATATAAGTCCACCAAGGCAGAAACTCAAAGAAAGCTTGCTGAAGAAACTCACAGACTCCTTTCAAAAGAAATCTTAATCCTGCAGTCTGAAATTGAAAGACTTACAAGAGAAAACAGTGTCTTCTCCGAGCAGGAAAGGCAGAATGATAATTTAAGAGCTGAGCTAAATCAATTGAAGTTGTCAACTAACGATCTCTCAGAACAAATCATTTCACTGCAGTCTCAAATTGAAAGACTTAGGCAAGAAAATAGTGCTTTCTCTGAGCAGCAAGAGcagattgaaactttgagagcGGAGCTAGATCATATGAAGGAATCTATTGAGGAGACTGAGATCCAGGTATTAAGAGGCATTGCTGAAGGTGATGAATTAGAACTTACAGGCGCATTGCTCAAGGTGGAACTGGAGAAGTTACAAAAAGAATTAATCACTATGAGGAGTGTCAAGAACGAAACAGAATTAATGGCTGAAAATCTTCAGTCGGAGGTCAAGACCCTCAAGACTAAATATAATGAATTGAAACATTACGTCTTAGAAGATGAGTTTGAGAAACAAGTACTCAGAAAGCAGGTAATTCAACTTACAGATGATATAAAATCAAGGGAAGATATGTTAAGCATTGTTGAGAAGAAGATAATAGATGAATACAGTCAAGCGCCAGTCTTCAAGGTTGACGAAGCAAGAAGAGCTGAATCACTCCCTGCCTGTGATTCCATGGAATATGCAAATCTGGTCGAGAACATAAGATTGCTCGAG GATCAAATAAAGCTTAAGGAAATTTCTCTGGAAACTTCATCAACTGCATTTCTGGCCAAGGAGAAAGATCTccaaatcaagattgaagagTTGGAAAAAAGTTTGGATATGCTTCATCAAAATGCTGAAAGTTTCCACCTAAACAAGATCCAGAAT GAAGCTGGCAATGCAGAGGGATTCACTCTGAATATTGGAGTAGCAGAAGAATCAGTAATTGCTGCCGGAGATATAAGTTCAACAGAAAGCACAACTGTGAATGGATGCCTGACGTCATTTAAAGATAG CAACAATGACACTTCATTAGAGGATGGACTTGAAGACTCTGCAAGCCATTCCAGAGATCATGGAAATCTCAGTGAATCATCCCATGAAATGACATTACTGAAGGCCAGAAATCGATCAATGGAAGGTGAATTGAAGGATATGCAAGAGAGATATTCAGCTATAAGTCTCAAATTCGCCGAGGTAGAGGGTGAAAGACAAAAGCTTGTAATGAAATTGCGCAGCATAAAAAATTCGAAAAAGAGCTCATCTTGA
- the LOC108208586 gene encoding remorin-like isoform X1, protein MGREGKEIVVAESSSQVHQNASLLDHQDCGFVAESAANDCERAGGNSVDRDAALAQIAMEKKFAYIKAWEDSEKSKADNKACKKLYAVEAWENIRRACIEVELKQIEEHFEKKRAAYEEIMKNKMADIHRSAEEKRAAVVAKKEEDKLRLEAAAEKFRVTGNAPKVT, encoded by the exons ATGGGAAGGGAAGGAAAAGAGATAGTTGTAGCTGAATCATCTTCTCAAGTGCACCAAAACGCTTCCCTTCTTGATCACCAAG ATTGTGGATTTGTGGCAGAATCTGCAGCTAATGATTGCGAAAGAGCAGGAGGGAATTCAGTTGACAGAG ATGCAGCACTTGCACAGATTGCAATGGAGAAGAAATTTGCTTATATAAAAGCGTGGGAAGACAGTGAAAAATCAAAGGCAGACAATAA GGCATGCAAAAAGTTGTATGCAGTTGAAGCATGGGAGAACATAAGAAGAGCATGTATCGAAGTCGAATTGAAGCAGATTGAG GAGCATTTTGAGAAAAAGAGAGCAGCCTATGAAGAAATAATGAAGAACAAGATGGCTGATATTCACAGGTCTGCAGAAGAAAAGAGAGCTGCTGTTGTTGCTaagaaagaagaagataaaCTCAGGCTAGAAGCAGCTGCCGAGAAGTTCCGGGTAACTGGGAATGCACCCAAAGTTACTTGA
- the LOC108210007 gene encoding probable phospholipid hydroperoxide glutathione peroxidase 6, mitochondrial, with product MASQSSNPQSIHDFTVKDAKGNDVELSKYKGKVLIIVNVASQCGLTNSNYTELAQLYEKYKNQGLEILAFPCNQFGAQEPGTNEEIVEFACTRFKAEYPIFDKVDVNGSNAAPVYKYLKSSKGGLFGDGIKWNFSKFLVDKDGKVVDRYAPTTSPLSIEKDVKKLLGIA from the exons ATGGCCAGTCAGTCCAGCAATCCCCAATCCATTCATGACTTCACTGTCAAG GATGCCAAGGGTAATGATGTGGAGCTTAGCAAGTACAAGGGAAAAGTTCTGATTATTGTTAATGTTGCATCCCAATG TGGCCTCACCAATTCAAACTACACAGAGTTGGCCCAGTTATACGAGAAGTACAAGAATCAAG GTCTAGAAATTCTTGCTTTCCCTTGCAACCAATTTGGGGCTCAGGAGCCTGGGACCAATGAGGAGATTGTAGAGTTTGCTTGCACTCGCTTCAAAGCAGAGTACCCCATATTTGACAAG GTCGATGTCAATGGATCCAATGCTGCACCAGTGTACAAGTACCTCAAGTCTAGCAAAGGTGGACTCTTTGGTGACGGTATTAAATGGAATTTTTCCAAGTTTTTGGTTGATAAGGATGGGAAAGTTGTCGATCGCTATGCACCCACAACCTCTCCTCTCAGCATTGAG AAGGATGTGAAGAAACTGTTGGGAATTGCTTAA
- the LOC108210006 gene encoding AT-hook motif nuclear-localized protein 5: MDGREGIALSGSPPYYFNTGVSESGPNSGSIYGPSEQAELSHPTAFQSLASPNLSIQTNAGGSAYQAGDPSLDFSQGINMGVASSVSLSDSGKKKRGRPRKYGPDGANMSLALSPLPSNPSAGDVMQGEMEKKNRGRPRGSGRKQRLASLGEWMNSSAGMAFTPHVIHIAQGEDIASKLLAFAQQRPRALCVMSATGSISAVTLRQPLSSDSTLTYEGHFEILCLSGSYLVSDEGGPTNRTGGLSISVCTPDGLVIGGAIGGRLVAASLVQAIVCSFVYDGPKSKTKTEVNAIGEQASAVPPNESSSPPPPSDATQNMDPIPEVSRWPPSSPPDARDVNTEIDLAQG, translated from the exons ATGGATGGAAGGGAAGGAATAGCACTATCTGGCTCACCTCCTTACTACTTCAACACAGGGGTTAGTGAGTCAGGTCCCAATTCTGGTTCAATTTATGGTCCCAGTGAACAAGCTGAATTATCTCACCCAACTGCTTTTCAGAGCCTTGCAAGCCCTAATCTTTCAATTCAGACCAATGCTGGAGGCTCAGCTTACCAAGCTGGAGACCCATCACTTGATTTTAGTCAAGGCATTAATATGGGTGTTGCATCCAGTGTGTCATTGAGTGATTCTGGTAAGAAAAAGAGGGGAAGGCCCAGGAAGTATGGTCCTGATGGGGCCAATATGTCTTTGGCATTGTCTCCCTTGCCATCGAATCCCTCAGCAGGGGATGTAATGCAGGGGGAGATGGAGAAAAAGAATAGGGGAAGGCCTCGTGGGAGCGGAAGGAAGCAACGATTAGCATCTCTAG GTGAATGGATGAATAGTTCGGCAGGAATGGCTTTTACTCCGCATGTCATCCATATTGCTCAAGGAGAG GATATCGCATCAAAATTATTGGCATTTGCTCAACAGAGGCCACGAGCTCTATGTGTCATGTCTGCAACTGGTTCTATCTCTGCAGTGACACTGCGTCAACCTCTGTCCTCTGACAGCACATTAACATACGAG GGCCATTTTGAGATATTGTGCTTGTCGGGTTCTTATCTGGTTTCTGATGAAGGTGGGCCCACCAATCGGACAGGTGGTTTAAGTATTTCTGTCTGCACTCCTGATGGCCTTGTGATAGGAGGTGCAATAGGTGGTAGACTTGTCGCCGCAAGCTTGGTTCAA GCAATTGTATGCAGTTTTGTTTATGATGGTCccaaatcaaaaaccaaaacaGAAGTTAATGCAATAGGGGAGCAGGCTTCTGCGGTTCCTCCCAATGAAAGCTCATCTCCACCCCCACCATCGGATGCTACTCAAAATATGGATCCAATTCCTGAAGTGTCTCGTTGGCCTCCAAGTTCACCGCCAGATGCTAGAGATGTAAACACAGAAATTGACCTGGCTCAAGGATAA